In a single window of the Natronosalvus caseinilyticus genome:
- a CDS encoding RPA12/RPB9/RPC11 RNA polymerase family protein: MQFCDECGSMMHTEGDTWVCRSCENEEPRDSQAEAAMATQNGQRDDGAPAVVDATQGSTETMEEPCPTDDCDSDRAYYEMMPKPGGSYEFRLFTCVECGHKWRES, from the coding sequence ATGCAATTCTGTGACGAGTGTGGTTCGATGATGCACACGGAGGGCGACACGTGGGTGTGTCGCTCCTGTGAGAACGAGGAGCCGCGGGACTCGCAAGCAGAAGCGGCGATGGCAACCCAGAATGGACAGCGGGACGACGGGGCACCCGCCGTAGTCGACGCGACCCAGGGCTCCACCGAGACGATGGAGGAGCCCTGTCCGACGGACGACTGCGACAGCGACCGGGCCTACTACGAGATGATGCCGAAGCCGGGCGGCTCCTACGAGTTTCGGCTGTTCACCTGCGTCGAGTGCGGCCACAAGTGGCGCGAGTCCTGA
- a CDS encoding deoxyribonuclease IV has product MHVGAHVSISGSRVSSDDETPPYSDVRNAVHRQLAFGGNCGQIFTTSPQVWAQPEISEEAASGFREETDELLEGPWVIHSAYLVNLCTPKEGLREKSMASMQAELDAADQLGIPYVNVHLGAHTGAGVEGGLDNAAGVIDDLEVPEDVTILIESDAGSGTKLGGEFEHLAGIIDRTDEDIGICIDTAHTLVAGNDLTTPEAVDETVERFDDVVGLEHLEYIHLNDSKHDVGTHKDEHALIGEGYIGEDGMRAIVNHPDLRDLPFALETPTEDGKGFAWNIAKVKELREE; this is encoded by the coding sequence ATGCACGTCGGCGCACACGTGTCCATCTCCGGATCGCGCGTCTCCTCTGACGACGAGACACCACCGTACAGCGACGTCCGCAACGCCGTTCACCGACAGCTCGCATTCGGCGGCAACTGCGGGCAGATCTTCACCACCTCCCCGCAGGTCTGGGCTCAGCCCGAAATTAGCGAGGAGGCCGCCTCCGGCTTCCGCGAGGAGACCGACGAGTTGCTCGAGGGCCCCTGGGTGATCCACTCGGCCTATCTGGTCAACCTCTGTACGCCCAAGGAGGGCCTCCGGGAGAAGTCGATGGCGAGCATGCAGGCCGAACTCGACGCCGCCGACCAGCTGGGGATCCCGTACGTGAACGTTCATCTGGGAGCTCACACCGGCGCGGGCGTCGAGGGCGGCCTCGACAACGCCGCGGGCGTCATCGACGACCTCGAGGTGCCCGAGGACGTGACTATCCTGATCGAATCCGACGCCGGCAGCGGCACCAAGCTGGGCGGCGAATTTGAGCACCTCGCGGGCATTATCGACCGTACTGACGAGGACATCGGCATCTGCATCGACACCGCCCACACCCTCGTCGCGGGCAACGATCTCACGACGCCCGAAGCCGTCGACGAGACCGTCGAGCGCTTCGACGACGTGGTCGGCCTCGAGCACCTCGAGTACATCCACCTCAACGACTCGAAACACGACGTGGGCACCCACAAGGACGAACACGCGCTCATCGGCGAGGGGTACATCGGCGAGGACGGGATGCGCGCGATCGTGAACCATCCCGACCTCCGGGACCTGCCGTTCGCACTCGAGACGCCTACCGAGGACGGGAAGGGCTTCGCGTGGAACATTGCGAAGGTCAAGGAATTGCGCGAGGAGTAG
- a CDS encoding pyridoxal phosphate-dependent decarboxylase family protein, which translates to MATQDRPVGDLDHDEFRAIGYRTVDLIADYYERIDDRLVYVQADPEDVVAAFDEPLPERGEDPERILDAVEESVIPYATHNPSPRYFGFVMGSGTPLAPLADAIAATVNMNVGGWHPAPSGTEIERRCVRWLAEAIGYAPDTGGLLTSGGTMANFTALMTALRDHTAYETTEAGLQGDHPRYTLYVADHEGHSSVVRAADMLNLGRDAVRRVPSRDDFTMDVDALERLLETDREAGAEPFCVVGQAGSINVSAIDPLRAIADVCAEHECWFHVDGACGAVGAMVPELESRYDGMERADSVTLDPHKWLFVPYECGAVLVHDQECLAKTFAMDASYLRGSVAETPQEFDFYEFGPQLSRGFRALKLWISMKYYGLEGYRELLRTSVRCAEHLDTLVRTHEDFLAVQEPNLFIYSFRYVPGDLQMTLADPPDVPLARVDQYLDELNQAITDEVVRSGLAFLTTTTIRGRRALRMSICSHRTTEADVETVFDALAETGARIDEEWRPKASLPV; encoded by the coding sequence ATGGCTACCCAGGATCGGCCGGTTGGCGACCTCGACCACGACGAGTTTCGGGCGATCGGTTACCGGACCGTCGACCTGATCGCTGACTACTACGAGCGCATCGACGACCGCCTCGTCTACGTCCAGGCTGATCCCGAGGACGTCGTCGCGGCGTTCGACGAACCCCTTCCCGAGCGCGGTGAGGATCCGGAACGAATCCTCGACGCCGTCGAGGAGTCGGTCATCCCGTACGCGACCCACAACCCTTCGCCGCGGTACTTCGGCTTCGTGATGGGGTCCGGAACGCCGCTCGCCCCGCTGGCCGACGCCATCGCGGCGACGGTCAACATGAACGTCGGCGGGTGGCATCCGGCACCGTCCGGAACCGAGATCGAACGGCGGTGCGTCCGCTGGCTGGCCGAGGCGATCGGCTACGCGCCCGACACCGGTGGCCTCCTCACCAGCGGCGGGACGATGGCCAACTTCACCGCCCTCATGACCGCACTGCGCGATCACACGGCGTACGAGACGACGGAGGCCGGGCTCCAGGGGGACCACCCGCGATACACGCTCTACGTCGCCGACCACGAGGGCCACTCGAGCGTCGTCCGGGCAGCGGACATGCTCAACCTCGGTCGCGACGCCGTGCGACGAGTGCCGAGTCGCGACGACTTCACGATGGACGTAGACGCCCTCGAACGACTGCTCGAGACCGATCGAGAGGCGGGGGCCGAACCCTTCTGCGTCGTCGGCCAGGCCGGGTCGATCAACGTGAGTGCCATCGACCCCCTCCGGGCTATCGCCGACGTCTGTGCCGAACACGAGTGCTGGTTTCACGTCGACGGCGCGTGCGGTGCGGTGGGGGCGATGGTTCCCGAACTCGAGTCGCGATACGACGGCATGGAGCGCGCCGACTCCGTAACGCTCGACCCGCACAAGTGGCTGTTCGTTCCCTACGAGTGTGGCGCAGTGCTCGTCCACGACCAGGAGTGCCTCGCGAAGACGTTCGCGATGGACGCGTCGTATCTCCGGGGATCGGTCGCGGAGACGCCACAGGAGTTCGACTTCTACGAGTTCGGCCCGCAACTGTCCCGCGGCTTCCGCGCGTTGAAGCTCTGGATATCCATGAAGTACTACGGATTGGAGGGTTACCGGGAGCTATTGCGAACGAGCGTTCGCTGTGCCGAACACCTCGATACGCTCGTTCGTACCCACGAGGACTTCCTGGCCGTTCAGGAACCGAACCTGTTCATCTACTCGTTCAGGTACGTGCCCGGCGACCTTCAGATGACGCTGGCCGACCCACCGGACGTGCCACTGGCGCGGGTTGACCAGTACCTGGACGAACTCAACCAGGCGATCACCGACGAGGTCGTCCGGAGCGGCCTCGCGTTCCTCACGACGACGACCATCCGCGGTCGACGGGCGCTCCGCATGTCTATCTGCAGCCACCGGACGACCGAGGCGGACGTCGAGACGGTGTTCGACGCGCTGGCTGAGACGGGCGCCCGAATCGACGAGGAGTGGCGCCCGAAGGCGAGTCTGCCGGTCTGA
- a CDS encoding amphi-Trp domain-containing protein, protein MADDEHEHEHETETETETEAESQVDETETESDETEREGERVMSRSDGAAILREVADGVENGTIDIEGEDGFTVDVPERFELEVEYEVTDDEAEFEVELEWPMEDGEAVAPDDDHD, encoded by the coding sequence ATGGCAGACGACGAACACGAACACGAACACGAGACCGAGACCGAAACCGAAACCGAAGCAGAATCGCAAGTCGACGAGACAGAAACCGAATCCGACGAAACGGAACGCGAAGGCGAGCGGGTGATGAGCCGGTCGGACGGCGCGGCAATCTTACGCGAAGTCGCTGACGGCGTCGAGAACGGGACGATCGACATCGAGGGAGAGGACGGCTTCACAGTGGACGTCCCAGAACGCTTCGAACTGGAAGTCGAGTACGAGGTCACCGACGACGAGGCCGAGTTCGAAGTCGAACTCGAGTGGCCGATGGAAGACGGCGAAGCGGTGGCCCCGGACGACGATCACGATTGA
- a CDS encoding PPOX class F420-dependent oxidoreductase, translating into MASIPADFQDLFEKQTFAHVATLLPDGAPHVTPVWVDYDADADRLLVNTERDRRKTKNARNDSRIAISMTDPDNPYRMLSVTGEVDEVTTDGAREHIDELAQRYMGEDEYPNPIQSERVIISIEPEHVSSFEG; encoded by the coding sequence ATGGCATCGATCCCAGCCGACTTCCAGGACCTGTTCGAGAAACAGACGTTCGCCCACGTCGCCACCCTGCTCCCGGATGGGGCACCCCACGTCACCCCGGTGTGGGTCGACTACGACGCCGACGCGGATCGCCTGCTGGTGAACACCGAGCGTGACCGGCGCAAGACGAAGAACGCCCGGAACGATTCGCGGATCGCGATCAGCATGACCGACCCGGACAACCCGTACCGGATGCTGTCGGTGACGGGCGAGGTCGACGAGGTCACGACGGACGGTGCACGCGAGCACATCGACGAGCTGGCCCAACGCTACATGGGCGAGGACGAGTACCCGAATCCGATCCAGTCCGAACGCGTCATCATTTCGATCGAGCCCGAGCACGTCAGCAGCTTCGAGGGGTGA
- a CDS encoding CapA family protein has protein sequence MAYRIGLTGDVMLGRLVNTRQRRRPPEAVWGDLLDRLRSCDGLCINLECCLSTRGEPWRRTDRAFHFRADPTWAIPALERAGVDVCALANNHVLDFEEEALRDTLDALDAAGIARTGAGRRLEEALDPAVVAVGDLAVAVVAFTDNVPEYAASETTSGTAYIKIDVDDDETRETVREALARAREPDPDLVIASLHWGPNMVERPPDEFRAFGRWLVDEGVDVVHGHSAHVFHGIEVHDGKPILYDTGDFVDDYAVDRRLHNDRSFLFELEVDDGRLTELRLRPTEIDDCTVHTASPDAAEWSRERMRSLSSEYGTTFKREGADLVLSLEGDEID, from the coding sequence ATGGCGTACCGGATCGGCCTGACCGGCGACGTGATGCTCGGCCGACTCGTGAATACCCGTCAGCGGCGTCGACCTCCCGAGGCGGTATGGGGCGATCTGCTGGACCGACTTCGTTCCTGCGACGGGTTGTGCATCAACCTCGAGTGCTGCCTGTCGACGCGGGGAGAGCCCTGGCGTCGAACCGACCGGGCGTTTCACTTTCGAGCAGACCCGACGTGGGCGATTCCCGCGCTCGAGCGTGCCGGCGTCGACGTCTGCGCGCTCGCGAACAACCACGTGCTCGACTTCGAGGAGGAGGCGCTGCGCGATACGCTCGACGCGCTCGACGCGGCGGGCATCGCTCGCACCGGCGCGGGACGAAGGCTCGAGGAGGCGTTGGACCCCGCGGTCGTCGCGGTCGGTGACCTCGCGGTCGCCGTCGTCGCGTTCACCGACAACGTCCCCGAGTACGCCGCCAGCGAAACGACGTCCGGCACGGCGTACATCAAGATCGACGTCGACGACGACGAGACGCGCGAAACCGTTCGGGAAGCGCTCGCCCGCGCTCGAGAACCGGATCCGGATCTTGTGATCGCGTCGCTCCACTGGGGCCCAAACATGGTCGAGCGCCCGCCCGACGAGTTCCGGGCGTTCGGACGCTGGCTCGTCGACGAGGGTGTCGACGTCGTCCACGGCCACAGCGCCCACGTCTTTCACGGCATCGAGGTACACGACGGAAAACCAATCTTGTACGATACCGGCGACTTCGTCGACGACTACGCGGTCGACCGACGCCTCCACAACGATCGAAGCTTCCTGTTCGAACTCGAGGTCGACGACGGACGACTCACCGAGCTCCGGTTGCGCCCGACCGAGATCGACGACTGTACGGTTCACACGGCCTCTCCCGACGCGGCCGAATGGAGTCGAGAGCGGATGCGCTCGCTTTCCAGCGAGTACGGGACGACCTTCAAGCGCGAGGGTGCGGATCTCGTGCTGTCGCTCGAGGGCGACGAAATCGACTGA
- the tnpA gene encoding IS200/IS605 family transposase, translated as MEEYRTHAHSVSSCKYHFVWCPKYRHSVLDVVESDVRELFGETAGHFGHEILALEIADDHVHLFVQTDPKHSPADIARQFKSYSGKHLLERYPEIREAYFWGGGFWKVGYYVGMTGAVSEEVVERYIEETEHAPE; from the coding sequence ATGGAAGAGTACCGAACTCATGCACATTCGGTTAGTTCCTGCAAGTATCACTTCGTGTGGTGCCCGAAGTATCGCCACTCAGTTCTCGATGTAGTGGAGAGCGACGTGAGAGAGTTGTTTGGTGAGACTGCTGGCCACTTCGGGCACGAGATTCTGGCGTTGGAGATTGCAGACGACCACGTACACCTGTTCGTGCAAACTGACCCGAAGCACAGTCCGGCGGACATCGCTCGGCAATTCAAGTCGTACTCTGGCAAGCACTTGCTGGAGCGGTATCCCGAGATTCGAGAGGCGTATTTCTGGGGTGGTGGGTTCTGGAAGGTCGGGTACTACGTGGGGATGACAGGAGCGGTATCGGAGGAAGTGGTTGAACGGTATATCGAGGAGACGGAACACGCGCCGGAGTGA